Proteins encoded in a region of the Flavobacteriaceae bacterium HL-DH10 genome:
- a CDS encoding six-hairpin glycosidase, whose product MKSGIILIVLLFTVFFTQAQQDTLKYVGSTLSNIDYHHGQLSPAVGVHATQIMRASREHPEKSDGFGWTYNHAPNIAYWNNTFFVQYLSDPVGEHIPPSQSFLQTSKDGENWSFPEVVFPMYNIPDGYVKEGVNAVAKNLKAVMHQRMGFFTSSDNRFFTLAYYGIVMEPHDDPNDGKGIGRVIREVYKDGSFGPIYFIRYNKSWDVSKSAYPFYTKSKDKGFKKACKELLATPLMMQQWVEEADRDDPLIPLKKEYKAFSYYHIPDGRVVGLWKHALTSMSVDDGKTWQYDALRAPGFVNSNAKIWGQKTSDGRFATVYNPSEFRWPLAISTSDDGLNYNNLFLVHGEISRIRYGGAYKSHGPQYVRGIVEGNGTPPDGKIWLTYSMNKEDMWVASVPVPVTSIVNEDVKDVFSKLPNGKELEFWNTYNLSWASAKIENKNNEKWLTLRDQDPFDYPRVERVIPFAEKMEATFTVIPEQNNHGIMQVEFQNKQGMPAIRFIFDSDGNLKHKAGYRLRNIMPYEAGKEYAIKISLNADSRSYTFSVNGGKEIRGIFFQPVDGISRIMFRTGEQRHYPNPDTPVDTPDYDDVPFTGASILEAVFNIKSLMTKKL is encoded by the coding sequence ATGAAAAGCGGAATCATATTAATTGTATTACTGTTTACTGTGTTTTTTACTCAGGCACAACAAGATACTTTAAAATATGTTGGCTCGACTTTGTCGAATATAGATTATCATCACGGGCAATTAAGTCCAGCTGTAGGTGTTCATGCGACTCAAATTATGAGAGCGAGTCGTGAACATCCAGAAAAGTCGGATGGTTTTGGGTGGACATACAATCACGCACCTAATATAGCGTATTGGAACAATACCTTTTTTGTACAGTACTTAAGTGACCCTGTTGGAGAACACATTCCACCAAGTCAATCTTTTTTACAAACCTCAAAAGATGGTGAAAATTGGAGTTTTCCAGAAGTGGTTTTTCCTATGTATAATATTCCAGATGGTTACGTAAAAGAAGGTGTAAATGCGGTAGCCAAAAATTTAAAGGCCGTTATGCACCAGCGTATGGGCTTTTTTACATCATCGGATAATCGTTTTTTTACATTGGCTTATTATGGAATCGTTATGGAGCCGCATGATGATCCTAATGATGGTAAAGGAATAGGAAGAGTAATTAGAGAAGTTTATAAAGATGGCAGTTTTGGACCAATTTACTTTATTCGTTATAATAAATCATGGGATGTTTCTAAATCTGCTTATCCATTTTATACAAAAAGTAAAGATAAAGGATTCAAAAAAGCATGTAAAGAATTATTGGCCACACCTTTAATGATGCAACAATGGGTTGAGGAAGCCGATAGAGATGACCCTTTAATTCCGCTTAAAAAAGAATATAAAGCCTTTAGTTATTACCATATCCCAGATGGAAGAGTTGTTGGTTTGTGGAAACATGCCTTAACATCTATGAGCGTGGATGATGGTAAAACATGGCAATATGACGCTTTAAGAGCACCAGGTTTTGTGAATAGTAATGCTAAAATTTGGGGACAAAAAACTTCAGATGGTCGTTTTGCAACGGTTTATAATCCTTCAGAATTCCGTTGGCCGCTTGCCATTTCAACTAGTGATGACGGATTGAATTATAACAATTTATTTTTAGTGCATGGTGAAATATCCCGAATAAGATATGGAGGTGCATATAAATCTCATGGCCCACAATATGTGCGTGGTATTGTAGAAGGAAATGGAACGCCTCCAGATGGTAAAATTTGGTTAACCTATAGCATGAATAAAGAAGATATGTGGGTAGCTTCAGTTCCTGTTCCTGTAACAAGTATTGTAAATGAAGATGTTAAAGATGTTTTTAGTAAGCTTCCTAATGGTAAAGAATTAGAATTTTGGAATACTTATAACTTGTCTTGGGCTTCTGCTAAAATTGAAAACAAGAATAATGAGAAATGGCTAACATTGCGAGACCAAGATCCTTTTGATTATCCTCGTGTAGAGCGTGTAATTCCTTTTGCTGAAAAAATGGAAGCGACTTTCACAGTAATTCCAGAACAAAATAATCATGGAATAATGCAGGTAGAATTCCAAAACAAACAAGGCATGCCTGCCATTCGTTTTATATTCGATTCAGACGGGAATTTAAAACACAAAGCAGGCTATAGATTGAGAAATATTATGCCATATGAAGCAGGAAAAGAATATGCAATTAAAATTTCTTTAAATGCCGATTCACGATCATATACGTTTAGTGTCAATGGAGGAAAGGAAATTAGAGGTATATTTTTTCAACCAGTAGATGGTATTTCACGCATTATGTTTCGAACAGGAGAGCAACGCCATTATCCAAACCCAGATACACCAGTAGATACTCCTGATTATGATGATGTACCTTTTACGGGAGCATCTATTCTAGAAGCTGTATTTAATATTAAATCATTGATGACTAAAAAGCTATAA
- a CDS encoding glycoside hydrolase family 43 protein has translation MKKGLFLILVSVVFSCASKKDIYLFTSFREPATDGLYLAYSEDGFYWEDLKGPYLKPEAGASKIMRDPSIAKGKDGVYHMVWTTDWKGGDGFGYASSKDMIHWSEQQYIPVMAHEPEVVNVWAPEIFYDDVEDRYIIIWASTIPFRFEKGIEEEKNNHRMYYVTTKDFKTFSDTKLFLDPGFSVIDCVIVKRGQDDYALIIKDNTRPNRNLKVAFGKTPLGPFENVSEPYSGYLSEGPTVLKQNGKYIIYYDNYGEKNYKAVQTSDFKTFEDISAQIRLPEGHKHGTITTISKSVLKSLIEKSKTIND, from the coding sequence ATGAAAAAAGGCTTGTTTTTAATATTAGTTTCAGTGGTTTTTAGTTGTGCTTCAAAAAAAGACATCTACTTGTTTACATCCTTTAGAGAACCAGCAACCGATGGTTTGTATTTGGCTTACAGTGAAGATGGTTTTTATTGGGAAGATCTTAAAGGACCGTATTTAAAACCAGAAGCTGGAGCGAGTAAAATCATGCGTGATCCGTCAATAGCTAAAGGTAAAGATGGTGTTTATCATATGGTTTGGACTACCGATTGGAAAGGTGGAGATGGTTTTGGATATGCGAGCTCAAAAGATATGATTCATTGGAGTGAACAACAATACATTCCGGTAATGGCACATGAACCTGAGGTTGTCAATGTTTGGGCACCAGAAATTTTTTATGATGATGTTGAAGATCGGTATATCATTATTTGGGCATCAACCATTCCATTTCGTTTTGAAAAAGGTATAGAAGAAGAGAAAAATAATCACCGTATGTATTATGTAACGACGAAAGATTTTAAAACCTTTTCAGATACTAAATTATTCTTAGATCCCGGTTTTAGTGTGATTGATTGTGTAATCGTAAAGCGAGGACAAGATGATTACGCCTTAATAATAAAAGATAATACAAGACCGAATAGAAACCTGAAAGTCGCTTTTGGAAAAACACCTTTAGGACCGTTTGAGAATGTTTCAGAACCCTATTCGGGCTACCTTTCAGAAGGACCAACCGTATTAAAGCAGAACGGAAAATATATTATTTATTACGATAATTATGGTGAGAAAAATTATAAGGCAGTTCAAACTTCAGATTTTAAAACTTTTGAAGATATAAGTGCTCAAATAAGATTACCCGAAGGCCATAAACATGGTACCATAACAACGATTTCAAAATCTGTTTTAAAAAGTTTAATAGAAAAAAGTAAAACTATAAATGACTAA
- a CDS encoding glycoside hydrolase family 28 protein yields MNFKKNYIVFFTCLVTAFSTLQANTTSGWINILEAGGNNKGELCTEAIQNAINEANASGGGTIYFPAGNYLTGALKLKSNIVIHLEAGALLKFSTNFDHYLPFVEYRWEGTVLKSFSPLLYANNQENITITGRGVIDGQGEAWWKEIWRIESSKEKLELTKYQKMTQEANANVKTEPYYERTRSYLFHRPPLFQTYHCKNIRIEGVTFQNSPFWTINPAFCDNVTIDNVTIFNPYSPNTDGINPTSCKNVHISNCHISVGDDCITIKSGRDADGRKYATPTENVTITNCTMLSGHGGVVIGSEMSGGIKKVTITNCVFDGTDRGIRIKAARGRGGVVEEIRVSNVVMNNIKQEAFMLNLFYDKNTVVEPVTERTPIFRNIHISNVTATHVNTAGRIIGIPEMPIHNISFSNVNIEAKEGFNLTTASDVEFHDVKINTTLGASFKIEASKNIILDNVATSSPLKNTPVVKLNNVSNLMLNNCFPMNATDVFLEADGAQTKNIYLKNNVFYNVKTVLKMGESLQSEIKIE; encoded by the coding sequence TTGAATTTTAAAAAAAATTATATAGTATTTTTTACTTGTTTGGTAACAGCTTTTTCAACGTTGCAAGCAAACACGACCAGTGGCTGGATTAATATTTTAGAAGCTGGTGGGAATAATAAAGGAGAACTTTGTACAGAAGCCATTCAAAACGCCATAAATGAAGCAAATGCTTCTGGAGGTGGAACCATTTATTTTCCAGCAGGAAATTATTTAACGGGCGCTTTAAAACTAAAAAGCAATATTGTTATCCATTTAGAAGCTGGTGCTCTTTTAAAATTTTCAACCAATTTCGATCATTATTTACCCTTTGTCGAATACCGTTGGGAAGGCACTGTTTTAAAAAGTTTTTCACCTTTACTTTATGCCAATAATCAGGAAAATATAACCATTACAGGTCGTGGCGTTATTGATGGGCAAGGTGAAGCTTGGTGGAAGGAAATTTGGCGTATCGAATCTTCTAAAGAAAAACTAGAACTTACCAAGTATCAGAAAATGACTCAGGAAGCAAATGCTAATGTAAAGACAGAACCGTATTACGAAAGAACCAGAAGTTATCTATTTCATAGACCACCATTATTTCAAACGTACCATTGTAAGAATATTAGAATTGAAGGCGTAACATTTCAGAACTCACCTTTTTGGACTATTAATCCAGCATTTTGTGACAATGTAACTATTGATAATGTCACGATTTTCAATCCGTATTCACCAAATACCGATGGGATTAATCCAACATCATGTAAAAATGTTCATATTTCAAACTGTCACATAAGTGTTGGAGACGATTGTATTACAATCAAATCTGGTAGAGATGCCGATGGTAGAAAATATGCAACACCAACAGAAAATGTCACAATTACCAATTGTACCATGTTGAGTGGTCATGGTGGCGTGGTTATAGGTAGTGAGATGTCTGGTGGTATTAAAAAAGTAACGATAACTAATTGTGTATTTGATGGTACCGATCGTGGGATTCGTATTAAAGCCGCGCGTGGACGAGGTGGTGTTGTCGAGGAAATAAGAGTGTCTAATGTGGTTATGAATAACATAAAGCAAGAAGCTTTTATGCTGAATTTGTTTTACGATAAAAACACAGTAGTAGAGCCAGTTACAGAGCGTACCCCCATTTTTAGAAACATTCATATTAGCAATGTTACGGCAACCCATGTAAATACAGCTGGGCGTATTATAGGAATTCCAGAAATGCCGATTCATAATATCTCATTTTCAAATGTTAATATAGAAGCTAAAGAAGGTTTTAATCTAACTACGGCTTCCGATGTGGAGTTTCATGATGTAAAGATAAATACAACATTAGGGGCTTCATTTAAAATTGAAGCGTCTAAAAACATTATATTAGATAATGTTGCCACATCGTCGCCATTGAAAAACACACCTGTTGTGAAATTAAATAATGTATCAAATTTGATGTTAAATAATTGTTTTCCTATGAATGCAACTGATGTTTTTTTAGAAGCAGATGGTGCACAAACTAAAAATATTTATTTGAAGAATAATGTTTTTTATAATGTGAAAACAGTTTTAAAAATGGGAGAATCACTTCAAAGTGAAATTAAAATAGAATAA